In Candidatus Vicinibacter proximus, the following are encoded in one genomic region:
- a CDS encoding NAD(P)H-hydrate dehydratase, whose protein sequence is MICHGITEGEVIRADEVLSFEFVKLAFLLPENKFRIKNWTIKSIGLDPEAIKKENTPFYLSTKEDLSLILRERNRFSYKNLFGHALILAGSREMCGAGLLTATACLRSGAGLVTLMTDPNCFTTVHSSRPEIMCLDRAELSMLALEKFQAIAVGPGLGTRFPFEILFSLPLSIPLVLDADALNFLSTKSDFLNLIPKNSILTPHRGEFTRLAGPCKDELEVLEKGIRFARDNKVNLVIKGPYTACISPEGKVFFNHTGNPGMATAGSGDVLTGILTGILAQGYPTLDAARLGVWVHGLAGDLSLNFESEESLLAGDIIDTLGEAFKEIKGD, encoded by the coding sequence ATGATTTGTCATGGAATTACAGAAGGCGAAGTGATTCGTGCGGATGAGGTCCTGAGTTTTGAATTTGTAAAATTGGCATTTCTACTTCCTGAAAACAAATTCAGAATAAAAAACTGGACCATAAAATCCATTGGATTAGATCCGGAAGCCATAAAAAAAGAGAATACACCTTTTTACCTGAGCACCAAAGAAGACCTTAGTCTTATCCTCCGGGAAAGGAATCGCTTTTCTTATAAAAACTTATTTGGACATGCCTTAATCCTTGCAGGCAGTCGTGAAATGTGTGGCGCAGGACTTTTAACTGCAACGGCATGTCTGAGATCAGGTGCCGGATTAGTCACGCTAATGACTGACCCTAACTGTTTCACAACAGTTCATTCCAGCCGACCGGAAATCATGTGTTTAGATCGGGCAGAACTAAGCATGCTTGCTTTGGAGAAATTTCAAGCCATAGCAGTAGGTCCCGGACTTGGAACCCGGTTTCCTTTTGAAATTCTGTTCTCTTTGCCTCTGTCCATCCCACTGGTTTTGGATGCCGATGCGTTGAATTTCCTTTCAACCAAATCCGATTTCTTAAATCTTATCCCGAAAAATTCAATTCTAACTCCTCATCGAGGAGAATTTACAAGATTGGCTGGACCTTGTAAAGATGAATTAGAGGTTTTGGAAAAAGGAATTCGATTTGCCAGAGACAACAAAGTTAATTTGGTAATCAAAGGCCCGTACACCGCTTGTATTAGCCCGGAAGGAAAAGTGTTCTTCAACCACACCGGCAACCCCGGCATGGCCACTGCAGGCAGCGGAGATGTACTTACGGGCATCCTTACCGGAATCCTTGCCCAGGGCTATCCCACTCTGGATGCTGCCAGACTTGGCGTTTGGGTTCATGGCCTCGCCGGCGATCTGAGTCTTAATTTTGAATCTGAAGAAAGCCTTTTGGCAGGAGACATCATTGACACCCTTGGCGAAGCATTTAAAGAAATCAAAGGAGATTAA
- a CDS encoding gliding motility-associated C-terminal domain-containing protein produces the protein MPNAFTPNGDGLNEEFLPVGEIHSLDYFSLKIFDRWGGLLFESNDPNKGWNGKYNNTGKDIPGGAYVYELKYRQSRKEGRIEKKMVTLIR, from the coding sequence ATGCCCAATGCATTTACCCCTAACGGTGATGGACTGAACGAAGAATTTCTGCCGGTTGGTGAAATTCATTCTTTAGATTATTTCTCCCTCAAAATTTTTGATCGTTGGGGAGGATTATTATTCGAATCCAATGATCCAAACAAAGGCTGGAACGGAAAATACAACAATACGGGTAAAGATATTCCCGGAGGTGCTTATGTCTACGAACTCAAATACAGACAAAGCAGAAAAGAAGGCAGGATAGAAAAAAAGATGGTGACGCTGATCAGATAA
- a CDS encoding right-handed parallel beta-helix repeat-containing protein, with amino-acid sequence MLKSIFVGLVILGFSTANFATTWPVGPGKLYKKPSAVASLVKNGDTVLIDAGVYAQDVCLWRAHHLYLSGVGGKAHLKAEGKAYGQKAIWVIQGDSTIVENIEFSECSVPDKNGAGIRLEATHLVVRSCYFHDNEDGILAGDNVNSHVLIEYCEFARNGFGDGQSHNLYINHVKSLTFQFNNSHDSKVGHLLKSRAHQNIIRYNVLNTGNADGSYEIDLPHGGQALILGNTIRQGPNSQNSNLIAYGLEGLSNPGSHEIILSHNTLINEKGSGNFVNLKDQTNKLVLLNNVFAGAGKPYNGLATNVLDQGNLANVSRNYFCLIIHPQQIII; translated from the coding sequence ATGTTAAAATCAATCTTTGTTGGATTAGTTATTTTAGGATTTTCAACTGCTAATTTCGCCACCACCTGGCCTGTCGGCCCCGGTAAACTTTATAAAAAACCTAGCGCCGTCGCTTCGTTGGTTAAAAATGGAGACACCGTATTAATTGATGCGGGTGTTTATGCTCAGGACGTTTGTTTGTGGAGGGCCCATCATCTGTACTTGTCCGGAGTGGGTGGAAAGGCGCATCTGAAGGCTGAGGGGAAGGCTTATGGACAAAAGGCTATTTGGGTGATACAGGGTGATTCCACCATAGTGGAGAACATCGAATTTTCTGAATGCAGCGTGCCGGATAAAAATGGAGCAGGGATCAGGCTGGAAGCCACTCATCTGGTAGTGCGCTCATGCTATTTTCATGACAATGAAGATGGGATTCTCGCCGGAGACAATGTGAACAGCCATGTCCTAATTGAGTACTGTGAATTTGCCAGAAATGGTTTTGGCGATGGTCAATCACACAATCTGTACATCAATCATGTCAAATCCTTGACCTTTCAATTCAACAACAGCCATGACAGCAAGGTAGGGCATCTTCTTAAAAGCAGGGCTCATCAAAACATTATCCGGTACAATGTATTAAACACCGGCAATGCGGATGGTTCCTACGAAATAGATCTTCCACACGGAGGGCAGGCACTTATTTTGGGCAATACCATTCGGCAGGGACCCAATAGTCAAAACAGTAATTTGATTGCGTATGGACTGGAAGGGCTGAGTAATCCGGGATCGCACGAAATCATTCTGTCACATAACACGCTGATCAATGAAAAAGGCAGTGGAAATTTTGTGAACCTGAAGGATCAAACCAACAAACTCGTGCTTCTCAACAATGTTTTTGCAGGTGCCGGCAAACCATACAATGGACTTGCGACAAATGTTCTGGATCAGGGAAATCTTGCAAATGTTTCCAGGAATTATTTTTGTTTAATAATCCATCCTCAGCAGATTATCATCTGA
- a CDS encoding DNA alkylation repair protein produces MSGQLFQDLKHSFLSAANPTRAKGMEAYMRHQFVYFGIASPIRKELERKVFANYNKYDFPTVEEFVLSCWAEDQREWKYAALDYTQKFQNKLGLEVLPLFEELIGDQSWWDTVDCIAPNILGKMLLKHPTVFREKSLQWIESDNFWYQRAAIILQLFYRDKTDFNLMQRLILKHADSKEFFIQKASGWALRQYSKTNPRAVRKFIETNALSSLTRREGLRLLEK; encoded by the coding sequence ATGAGTGGACAATTATTTCAAGATCTCAAACACTCCTTTCTATCTGCAGCGAATCCTACCAGGGCAAAGGGCATGGAGGCTTATATGCGCCATCAGTTCGTATATTTTGGCATAGCTTCACCTATACGTAAAGAATTAGAACGAAAAGTATTTGCCAATTACAACAAATATGATTTTCCAACTGTAGAAGAATTTGTACTCAGTTGCTGGGCGGAAGACCAAAGAGAATGGAAGTACGCTGCCCTGGATTACACACAGAAATTTCAGAACAAACTTGGTTTAGAGGTTCTACCTCTTTTTGAAGAACTGATCGGGGATCAGTCCTGGTGGGATACGGTGGATTGTATAGCGCCCAACATCCTTGGCAAAATGTTACTAAAACATCCAACTGTTTTTAGAGAAAAATCTCTTCAGTGGATTGAAAGCGATAATTTCTGGTATCAACGGGCGGCCATCATTCTGCAATTGTTTTACCGCGACAAAACGGATTTCAACCTGATGCAAAGACTCATTTTAAAACACGCCGACAGTAAGGAATTTTTCATTCAAAAAGCATCCGGATGGGCGCTACGGCAATATTCCAAAACCAATCCACGTGCAGTCAGAAAATTTATTGAAACCAATGCACTTTCTTCACTTACCAGAAGAGAAGGGCTCCGGTTGTTGGAGAAATAA
- a CDS encoding metal-dependent transcriptional regulator codes for MDPHILSLTEENYLKAIYTLSEQSPDSSTSTNEVAQLIQFKPGTVTETIKRLSEKGLIAYEKYQPLKLTIIGKSLALQIIRKQRLWKTYLVRKMNFGWEEIGEMAEQLEHIRSEKLVDKIDELLGYPLFDPHGDPIPDRRGNMRGRCFISLDKAVPKKDYRITAVNDHSEKFIRYMDKLGISIGDHIEIVEVEEYDGSMSVIINGSRESLINKAVAENIFTTSEIHCCAFEKNYQNPPCLAH; via the coding sequence ATGGATCCGCACATTTTGAGTCTAACCGAAGAAAACTACCTGAAGGCCATTTATACCCTCAGCGAACAGAGTCCGGATTCCAGTACCAGTACCAATGAAGTGGCCCAGTTGATACAATTCAAACCTGGGACAGTAACTGAAACCATTAAAAGGCTTAGTGAAAAAGGTCTCATCGCCTATGAAAAATACCAACCTCTTAAGTTGACCATCATAGGGAAGAGTCTGGCCTTACAGATCATCCGAAAACAAAGGCTTTGGAAAACTTACCTGGTTCGCAAAATGAATTTTGGTTGGGAGGAGATCGGGGAAATGGCGGAGCAGTTGGAACACATCCGCTCCGAAAAATTGGTGGATAAGATTGATGAACTGTTGGGTTATCCCTTGTTTGACCCGCACGGAGACCCTATACCTGACCGAAGGGGTAACATGCGAGGCCGATGTTTTATTTCTCTGGATAAAGCAGTACCAAAAAAGGATTACCGCATCACGGCAGTCAATGACCACAGCGAAAAATTCATTCGCTATATGGACAAACTTGGAATCAGTATTGGAGACCATATTGAAATCGTGGAGGTAGAAGAATACGACGGATCAATGTCCGTAATCATCAACGGGAGTCGGGAATCTTTGATCAACAAGGCAGTGGCAGAGAACATTTTTACCACCTCAGAAATCCATTGTTGTGCTTTCGAAAAAAATTATCAGAACCCTCCTTGCCTCGCACATTGA
- a CDS encoding class I SAM-dependent methyltransferase, which translates to MASNKPPEYIHGFTAEEQVRLIYQNQVLSPMIYAHTDLTKCKRVLEIGCGVGAQMIEILKLYPGIHVTGLDISEIQIAKAKENLAASGFDEAQYDLWLGEPEAIPEPAKKFDAVILVWVLEHVPDPGKLLEACKKYLKTHARIHLTEVYNRSFDLYPSRPSIRNFWEKMNDFQTQCGGQGNIGLQLGNLLKDAGYRNIRTISCPLFFDKTKTQQRGRFMEYWTSLMKSCTENMIKQGMITREEWSQVEKDMLELSKIRTPSFTIPGFRLLP; encoded by the coding sequence ATGGCCAGCAACAAACCTCCCGAATACATTCATGGTTTCACTGCAGAAGAACAAGTCAGGCTGATTTACCAGAATCAGGTACTGAGTCCAATGATCTATGCCCACACGGACCTTACCAAATGCAAACGGGTGTTGGAAATTGGCTGTGGGGTTGGTGCCCAAATGATTGAAATCCTTAAGCTGTATCCGGGTATCCATGTCACCGGCCTGGATATTTCTGAAATTCAAATAGCGAAAGCAAAAGAAAATCTGGCCGCATCGGGGTTTGATGAAGCGCAATATGACTTATGGCTCGGCGAACCGGAAGCCATTCCGGAACCTGCTAAGAAGTTTGATGCGGTGATACTTGTCTGGGTGTTGGAACATGTCCCGGATCCCGGAAAATTGCTGGAAGCCTGTAAAAAATACCTTAAAACCCACGCAAGAATCCATCTTACCGAGGTGTACAACCGTTCTTTCGACCTTTACCCTTCAAGACCGTCCATTCGGAATTTCTGGGAAAAAATGAATGATTTCCAAACTCAATGCGGAGGTCAGGGCAACATAGGATTGCAGTTGGGCAATTTATTAAAGGACGCGGGTTACCGCAACATCAGAACCATCTCATGTCCATTATTCTTTGACAAAACCAAGACCCAGCAACGTGGCAGATTCATGGAATATTGGACTTCTCTGATGAAAAGTTGCACGGAGAATATGATCAAACAAGGAATGATCACACGCGAAGAATGGTCACAAGTAGAAAAAGACATGCTGGAGCTTTCAAAAATCCGGACACCATCTTTTACTATTCCTGGATTCAGGCTTCTGCCGTAA
- a CDS encoding peptidoglycan DD-metalloendopeptidase family protein produces MEFWPDPGAFEFHELNLFENPIHGIYGKDYIIINHVDHSVSGIRDLQCLDKTYEGHQGTDFALSGFEQMDKVVDVFSVDSGTVTSIADGLFDKETVSDTAKRLGNYLVIQHGENWHSYYAHLKKNSLLVKPGDKVRPGQKIASVGCSGNCTDPHLHFELWYDSTQVVDPFDGPCGNQFNFWKDPVPYDSSFHVWKSGLMSGVASLDSLRFHQNNQIKFDVNKDASISYWNLQYGVRKGDELSVEWLDQNGVEKFQFDYVADKNYWYQYFWTYMSTTALGICDECRCRYFRNGQMVEEFVFSIKGSVAVSDPKEEFVFKVSGSIVLNQTDVLQKLKVLNLLGQTIFETEIEPGESMQLNHLSTGTYILTGAGELNKFKALRVFIP; encoded by the coding sequence ATGGAATTTTGGCCCGACCCCGGAGCATTTGAATTTCACGAATTGAATCTTTTTGAAAATCCAATACACGGAATTTATGGCAAGGATTACATCATCATAAATCATGTAGATCATTCTGTATCCGGTATCCGTGATTTGCAATGTCTAGACAAAACTTATGAAGGTCATCAGGGTACTGATTTTGCTTTGAGCGGATTCGAGCAAATGGATAAAGTGGTGGATGTTTTTTCTGTGGACTCCGGTACCGTGACTTCGATTGCTGATGGGCTGTTTGATAAAGAAACGGTATCTGATACTGCCAAACGCCTTGGAAATTACCTGGTGATACAGCATGGAGAAAACTGGCACTCTTATTATGCACATCTCAAGAAAAATTCTTTGCTGGTGAAACCCGGGGACAAAGTAAGACCGGGACAAAAAATCGCCTCCGTGGGTTGCAGTGGAAATTGCACTGACCCGCATTTGCATTTTGAATTATGGTATGACAGCACACAAGTCGTGGATCCTTTTGATGGTCCATGCGGCAATCAATTTAATTTCTGGAAAGATCCTGTTCCTTACGACAGCAGTTTCCATGTATGGAAGAGTGGTCTGATGTCCGGAGTAGCCTCTTTGGATTCCCTTCGATTTCATCAAAACAATCAAATCAAGTTTGATGTGAACAAAGATGCTTCTATAAGCTATTGGAATTTGCAATATGGCGTCCGAAAAGGAGATGAGCTTTCTGTCGAGTGGTTGGATCAAAATGGGGTAGAGAAATTTCAGTTTGATTATGTGGCAGATAAAAATTATTGGTATCAATATTTCTGGACCTATATGAGTACGACTGCATTGGGCATATGCGATGAATGTCGTTGCAGATATTTCAGAAATGGTCAAATGGTGGAAGAGTTTGTTTTTTCAATCAAGGGTAGTGTAGCGGTCAGTGATCCAAAAGAAGAATTTGTATTTAAAGTATCCGGATCAATTGTTTTAAATCAAACCGATGTTTTGCAAAAATTAAAAGTGTTAAACCTGTTGGGTCAAACCATTTTTGAAACTGAAATTGAACCCGGGGAAAGCATGCAATTAAACCACCTGTCGACCGGAACCTATATTTTGACCGGGGCCGGTGAGTTAAATAAATTCAAGGCGCTTCGGGTTTTTATTCCGTAG